A segment of the Asterias amurensis chromosome 11, ASM3211899v1 genome:
ACTGTGAAAATACACAGTATTTGTTTGGTAAAATTACCAACGTCTTGCACTAAGACTAAAGGACATCAGTCAGTCAACCACACATTACGACTGCCGATTCGATTGGCTAGTCTTTTCTATCGCCACATGCACAGCGCGCAGCTTTACTCTACGCTGCTTGTTGCTGATACAAGTCCCGTGGTGGCGCTGCAGTAAGAATCCCGACTCTTGCTTTAGCTTTGGACCCTTGTCGAaacacggcttcggctccgttctctcgtctgaagcctaAAGACACGTACGTACGCAAAGCTCGGGTAATATattcaaaacaaccgcggggtcAAGCTAGTCTGAGCCAATTACTGGAGCCGacgccgtggtttcgaaaacggcCTATTTAGGCTTACTACATCAACAAACACATCCATCATTCTGTCATTGATGGGGCAAACGATGTTTTTTGTACAGATGTTTACATAGAATAACACCAAAACGAGCAAGCACATTTTTGAGTTATTGTGCTCTCCTCATTGTGCTACGGTAAGTGAAACAACTTGAGGAATATCGTCATTAAAAAAGTGTGTTTGTATTCAAAAAATGATTTCATTTTTAGTTCACCTCCAGCTGGTGGTGTGGAGGTGGAGACAGAATGGGTGGGCGTGGCATCAAGGTTTTAGGACCATGGCCCGTGACCATGCAGGGTGTTTAACTATAAACTTAAGTAAAGAAAACCAAGAGAATAGTTAAGGGTCACGACCACacactactcctagaactatgcggTTTCGTTTCACTATCGTCTGCCGTAGCGTAGGAGAcgatagcccccccccccccccacacacacacaggaTAATTTTAACTCTACTGACTGTCCTATCCCccatagagaaaaaaaaactgcaaataCGACTTGTTTGTTCATTCATTTGTGATGAATTTTTATAATATCTCTAGTTAAAAATCCTCTCATCTCATCCTCATCACAGCATCACATCACAACCACATACATTAAGTAATAAAACATCATCATAGTTTGTCTGCAAGTTTTGTGTTACTGTTGAGTGTTTAACATAAATTTCTGGCAGTGTCAGCTCTTAACAAAATCACTGACTGACATCGGGAGGATCAAAAGGGTTACAATCTTCATTTCtataatttgggggggggggggcgggggcgtcCCAATACGAGGGGTTGAGTTGTATGGGGTCTGTTCACTAGAAAGCACCACACACCTCTAATAATTCTAACTGCACCTGATACAATATTCCTGTTGTCTCGAGCCAACCCATGTGCACACACGCAGTGCGTATATTCAATCATTTGAAGGCTGCGCTTtataaaaaggaagaaaaagaagaaagtttATTTCCTATCTTGAATTGAAGAGCATACAATATTTTAATATCTTTCCTATAATTTTGCTTGTTTTCCAGGAAGTATTTTGAATCCAATTGTCATCATGGAGGAGGCAGCCAAAGCCAAGATTGATGCATCAGCTGAAGACTTAAACGCCCTCAGTCAGGACATCTGGTCACACCCTGAGCTCAACTTCAACGAGCACCACGCCCATGAGGTACTTACAGACTTCTTGGAGAAAGAAGGCTTCAAAGTTGAACGCAAGTTTGTGCTAGAAACAGCGttcaggtaaacaaaaaattaaaatatttccaGGGCAAAAGATCATCACTGAAGGAGGTtgtgaaagaaagaaaatttGGTGGAAACGACAGGACttttcatgtaggcctattcgCATGATTTAGTTTTTGCAAATCAAAATAGTATCATGGTAAACACTACCCCATACACTAACCGGCAAATAGAACTTTTTGATAAACCTTTCAACTAAAATTGAAACAGAAATATCAAAGATTACAAATAACGCAATTTATCATACTTCAGTAATTTTTAGAGGGTAGGGCAAAGTGTATTCTAAACTAACACTGTGTTAATGTAACACCGTATATATTTACCGACTGTACTTTACAGTCAGGCAACACTGTTTGAACTTGCCTGGAACGGCTGGTTTCAATTCCATGCAAGACTTTAAATTTTGTAGGCTCATTGTGTTTCACTCACTCcatggatattattatttaGTAGAAATTGAAAACTATTCAATATCATAACATGTGACAAAAAGGGCACTTAATTACTCAAACAAGTcccttttaactttttttattttgatattcttaaaatcaaattcccAGGGCGACATTTGGTTGTGATGACGCGGGACCTAATGTGTGTGTGATCTGTGAGTATGATGCACTGCCTGGGATTGGCCATGCCTGTGGTCATAACCTGATTGCAGAGTGTGGAGTCGCTGCTGGGTTGGCCATCAAAGCAGCGTTGGAGgcaaatggaaataaatatgGGAAGGTAAAAGTTTGCAATCTGAAATAATAATCATTGTACAATGAGTTTGATTTTCAAACCATGTCTTCAAAGCACCTTAGACTATTACTTGCCCAGTTCATTAGGCCTGGAACATTTCTGAAACTgtctcaactccttaggagtatgcagcaccggcagccaaaatggagcatatagggtgctaatcattcacataaaaAATCTCTACCCTAGCAGTTGCAGTTTTCCCTATTACTCATTGGTGATGAGATTATTAAAAGTGTCTTGCAGTGGAACACTTCAACACTTGTGTCttgaatgggattcaaacccacaacacaAAATATGGTACTTTTTGAAAGTCGGAGGGATGTGTAGGGGTTTAATAAAACGCTTAGGCCTACAAAGTGATAAAGATTTGACACATAGCTTTGTGTTTCTATCACCAGGTGACAGTGCTCGGAACTCCAGCAGAGGAAGGTGGTGGGGGCAAGAAGTACTTGATCAAGGCCAACGTCTTTGATGACATCGCTGTGGCCATGATGGCTCATCCCTACAGATACAACGTGCCTCGCCCGATCGCGTTGTCAGTCATTGCGTAAGAATTTCATTAAATCATGTCATAAAATGTCTGTAATTGCTACATGTATCCATGCCCgttcaaaatgaaaagaaaccaAATCTTGGTCAGTCACGCGTGCCTTAAATAATaactttcaaattaaaatttgtgaAATTAATGGTCACCCATAGTTGTTAACTTAAAGTGAAAATAGATTTTTCTAAAACATGGTGTAATGTAACCTCCCTGCTTATTACGTTTGTTCATGACATTTCATTACACAGAGTATTCTCAAACAGTTCAAACTGATTCCAATTGGTTTGATATACAAATACCAGATTACATACAAGGGCTTGAACCAATAACTCTGCACATAAGCTTTAACTGAAGTTGTATAAAGCTATAGCTGAAGTCGCTGGTTCGGGACACGGTCTTACTGTGTTATCTATGACagtaaactttttgttttatttagacTGAAAATCAAGTTTCACGGCAAAGCATCTCATGCTGCAGCTTCCCCCTGGGATGGTAACAATGCTTTGGATGCAGCCGTTATGTGCTATCAGGCAATCTCTAATATGAGGCAACAGATAAAACCAGACTGCAGAATCCATGGTAAGTAAAATGCTTGTGCTATTTataggcacaggacactattggtaattactccaaacaaattgtaagcataaaaacttacttggtaacaaccaatggagagctgttgatagtataaaacattgtgaggaacagctccctctgaagtaatgtgagaagactggtctttgacaattaccaaaggtgtccagtgtctttaaacttccCTGGGTGCATAGCTGAAAGGGTGTGGTTGTCTTTTGGTCACCCTGATTGAATCTGGACACCTATACATTGACTAATCtaatacaagaaaaaagagGGATCTAGaagttgcaaactgcttacaaaccaaaataaaatatgTTATATAAGTTTAGTATAGAAAACATTTACACTAAAtaataaacaagaaaacaacaaagtaTTAGTATGTTTGTATTGCTGTATTTGTcacaatatatttatttttttaaaccaagggATTTTCACGAATGGCGGTGCTGCGCCAAATATAATTCCGGAGGAAGCTGAATTAACATATTATTTACGAGCTCTGAATGAGGGGGAACTTGCTATTGTGAAGCGTAAGGTTCTAGCATGTGCAGAGGGTGCTGCTTTGGCCTCAGAATGCAAGGTTAGTCTGAtggttaaccctcctactatggTAACACCTTTTCAGGGGTTGTGTGTGGTGGTACAGCTGTACACAGAACAAACTGTGTATTATTTGTGTATATTCACCACAAGATGttatattgcaggctggcagaatttatttatcatttgaaacccacagtggatgatattgaatggttagacagtgggagggttgactAATTTGTTATATCGAGCTTGTCGACTTAATGTTTGAGGTGATGTTTGATTCTTTAGCAGCAAAGACTATGAGTGTTCTATCTCCAGCACTAGTGAGTTCTTGAGTATGCTAAGAATCAAAACTTGAGAGTTAAGTATCTTGA
Coding sequences within it:
- the LOC139943676 gene encoding xaa-Arg dipeptidase-like isoform X2, which encodes MEEAAKAKIDASAEDLNALSQDIWSHPELNFNEHHAHEVLTDFLEKEGFKVERKFVLETAFRATFGCDDAGPNVCVICEYDALPGIGHACGHNLIAECGVAAGLAIKAALEANGNKYGKVTVLGTPAEEGGGGKKYLIKANVFDDIAVAMMAHPYRYNVPRPIALSVIALKIKFHGKASHAAASPWDGNNALDAAVMCYQAISNMRQQIKPDCRIHGIFTNGGAAPNIIPEEAELTYYLRALNEGELAIVKRKVLACAEGAALASECKVESKDLFSYANILTNVGLVSIYEKYAKEYGLELEYNVNHTGSTDFGNASYVVPGIHPMFYLTDKANIHTHDFEGVAGAPEAQAPTLIQAKALALTAIELLQPDGQDKLKKIQQEFKDTISKLTVPE
- the LOC139943676 gene encoding xaa-Arg dipeptidase-like isoform X1, with protein sequence MEEAAKAKIDASAEDLNALSQDIWSHPELNFNEHHAHEVLTDFLEKEGFKVERKFVLETAFRATFGCDDAGPNVCVICEYDALPGIGHACGHNLIAECGVAAGLAIKAALEANGNKYGKVTVLGTPAEEGGGGKKYLIKANVFDDIAVAMMAHPYRYNVPRPIALSVIALKIKFHGKASHAAASPWDGNNALDAAVMCYQAISNMRQQIKPDCRIHGIFTNGGAAPNIIPEEAELTYYLRALNEGELAIVKRKVLACAEGAALASECKVQFETTFAYANLVSNDGLASIYEDWASSLSVQINTDEKLRRGGSTDMGNVSYVVPSIQPKFAVGQGDGSIHTRSFTVFAGAPEAQAPTLIQAKALALTAIELLQPDGQDKLKKIQQEFKDTISKLTVPE